One uncultured Tolumonas sp. DNA segment encodes these proteins:
- the queF gene encoding NADPH-dependent 7-cyano-7-deazaguanine reductase QueF (Catalyzes the NADPH-dependent reduction of 7-cyano-7-deazaguanine (preQ0) to 7-aminomethyl-7-deazaguanine (preQ1) in queuosine biosynthesis), whose product MSHASPYENNPLLANLTLGQKTEYIAEYSPQLLQPVPRQLNRDALSLADQLPFHGEDLWTLYELSWLNSKGKPMVAIGEVRIDANSLNLIESKSFKLYLNSFNQTAIADLATVRQTLEKDLSQCAQGAVKVSLFPLTQAPHHIASVPGECIDDLDIVIDEYHFSSDWLQHAGNHAQIVEETLHSHLLKSNCLVTGQPDWGSVVIHYQGPRIEREKLLRYLISFRQHNEFHEQCVERIFVDLQRYCQPEKLTVYARYTRRGGLDINPFRSNWETAPENMRLIRQ is encoded by the coding sequence ATGTCTCATGCATCCCCTTACGAAAATAACCCGTTGCTGGCAAATCTGACCTTAGGTCAGAAAACAGAATATATTGCGGAATATAGCCCGCAGTTATTACAACCGGTGCCCAGACAGTTAAATCGGGATGCATTGAGCTTAGCGGATCAACTTCCCTTCCACGGGGAAGATCTGTGGACACTGTATGAACTCTCCTGGCTAAACAGCAAAGGCAAACCCATGGTGGCGATTGGTGAGGTGCGCATTGATGCCAACAGTCTCAATCTGATTGAATCTAAATCATTCAAACTGTATCTGAACAGTTTTAACCAAACGGCCATCGCCGATTTAGCGACTGTTCGTCAGACTTTAGAAAAAGACTTAAGTCAGTGCGCACAAGGTGCCGTCAAAGTCAGCTTGTTCCCGCTAACCCAAGCGCCGCATCATATCGCCAGCGTGCCCGGTGAATGTATTGATGATCTGGATATCGTGATCGATGAATATCACTTCTCCAGCGATTGGCTGCAACACGCCGGCAACCATGCTCAGATCGTGGAAGAAACGCTGCACAGCCATTTATTGAAATCCAATTGTCTGGTGACAGGTCAGCCTGATTGGGGCAGTGTCGTCATTCATTATCAAGGCCCGCGCATTGAGCGGGAAAAGCTGCTGCGTTATCTGATCTCATTCCGCCAGCACAATGAATTTCACGAACAATGCGTGGAACGGATCTTTGTGGATCTGCAACGCTACTGCCAACCGGAAAAATTGACGGTGTATGCCCGTTACACCCGCCGTGGTGGGTTAGACATCAACCCTTTCCGCAGTAACTGGGAAACTGCGCCGGAAAATATGCGTTTGATCCGACAGTAA
- the syd gene encoding SecY-interacting protein, whose translation MADQVICALSDVFARWFAYQQQRGLAVCCPEDENRPSPCRYDLKNPALWKCWERPQPVDLHNIASALVCEFHPAIHVYYGHGFAGQITASFKGLAVTLVQPWNDDDFERLQENMVAHVMMLRRLKLPLTLFLATVPNELQVISLDNESGAVLLEQLGQPKRWILADSLAEFLQRLSPLPLKTISPVAQANLPA comes from the coding sequence GTGGCTGATCAAGTTATTTGCGCATTATCTGATGTATTTGCACGTTGGTTCGCCTATCAGCAACAGCGAGGGCTAGCTGTTTGTTGCCCTGAGGATGAAAATCGGCCTTCGCCATGTCGTTATGATCTGAAAAATCCGGCGTTATGGAAATGTTGGGAACGTCCACAACCCGTAGATTTACACAATATTGCATCGGCACTGGTGTGTGAATTTCACCCGGCGATCCATGTTTATTACGGCCATGGTTTTGCCGGGCAGATCACGGCCTCGTTTAAAGGGTTAGCGGTGACGCTGGTGCAGCCGTGGAACGACGACGATTTTGAGCGTTTGCAGGAAAATATGGTGGCACATGTGATGATGTTACGACGCTTAAAGTTGCCGCTGACGTTATTTCTGGCCACGGTACCGAATGAATTGCAGGTGATCAGTCTGGATAACGAGAGTGGTGCGGTGTTGCTGGAACAGCTGGGTCAGCCAAAACGCTGGATATTGGCTGACTCATTAGCTGAATTCTTGCAGCGGCTTTCGCCATTGCCGTTAAAGACCATTAGCCCAGTTGCTCAAGCAAACTTACCCGCTTAG
- a CDS encoding DUF3301 domain-containing protein: MTDLLVLFLICLIGAECWQRRQQSELAERLIKHYCKNTDLQLLSIARQSFGIPLCLSRVTQKANAFVFEYSVDGVGKEEGELYLVGLQQPIFRVDPNNQREPEPVRTGIVINMPPHHETNDSAPVTPEHNNVIPFSPQRQRH; encoded by the coding sequence ATGACGGATCTATTAGTGTTATTTTTAATTTGCCTGATTGGGGCGGAATGCTGGCAGCGCCGTCAACAATCAGAGCTGGCGGAACGGTTAATCAAGCATTATTGCAAGAATACAGATCTGCAGCTGCTGAGCATCGCGCGCCAGTCTTTTGGCATCCCGCTGTGCCTGTCACGCGTGACACAAAAGGCCAATGCATTTGTGTTTGAATATAGTGTTGATGGCGTTGGCAAAGAAGAAGGTGAACTCTATCTGGTCGGCCTGCAGCAACCAATTTTTCGGGTTGATCCGAACAACCAGCGTGAACCTGAGCCTGTGCGCACCGGCATCGTGATCAATATGCCCCCCCATCACGAAACCAACGATAGCGCACCAGTAACGCCTGAACACAACAATGTAATTCCGTTTTCACCACAACGGCAACGCCATTAA
- a CDS encoding YqcC family protein, which translates to MSRQVVFLLKELEFTLQRLQLWQDDTPSEAALASTQPFALDTLEFHQWLQFIMLERFRVMLATGQPLPTAVAIYPMATEVYKNKLKEHSLLLDVLARLDEELSGKPVERLQ; encoded by the coding sequence ATGTCGCGACAAGTTGTGTTTTTGCTAAAAGAGCTGGAATTTACATTACAGCGTCTGCAGTTATGGCAGGACGATACACCTTCTGAAGCCGCATTGGCCAGCACCCAGCCGTTCGCGCTGGATACGCTGGAATTTCATCAATGGTTACAGTTTATTATGTTGGAACGTTTTCGTGTCATGTTGGCAACTGGTCAACCGTTACCTACTGCGGTTGCAATTTACCCGATGGCCACCGAAGTTTATAAAAATAAGCTGAAAGAACATTCCTTATTGTTAGATGTATTGGCTCGTCTGGATGAAGAGCTCAGTGGTAAACCGGTTGAACGTCTGCAATGA
- the truC gene encoding tRNA pseudouridine(65) synthase TruC, with the protein MSLQILYRDEHLVAINKPAGLLVHRSWLDKGETQFAMQMTRDLIGQHVYTVHRLDRPTSGILLFALDPETARHLTDAFASHRIQKEYLALVRGWAPLQQFLDYSLKEELDRIADKFADPDKPAQPAKTHIRCVARIELPFAVSPKHPSSRYSLVKLLPLTGRKHQLRRHLAHLRHPIVGDTSHGDGRHNRFFREQFECARLMLHHQRLSFRHPHTHELIVIDAPLDDHWNRRLHEFGWSA; encoded by the coding sequence ATGAGTCTGCAAATTCTTTATCGTGATGAACATCTGGTCGCCATCAATAAACCGGCGGGTCTGTTGGTGCATCGTAGCTGGCTGGATAAAGGTGAAACGCAGTTTGCGATGCAGATGACTCGCGATCTGATTGGTCAGCATGTGTATACCGTGCACCGGCTCGATCGGCCGACCTCCGGTATTTTGTTGTTTGCGTTAGACCCAGAAACGGCACGTCATCTCACTGATGCGTTTGCATCTCACCGGATACAAAAAGAGTATCTGGCATTGGTGCGTGGCTGGGCGCCACTGCAACAGTTTCTCGATTATTCGCTCAAAGAAGAGCTGGATCGGATTGCGGATAAATTCGCAGACCCAGATAAACCAGCGCAACCGGCAAAAACCCATATCCGCTGTGTCGCGCGCATTGAATTGCCGTTTGCGGTATCACCGAAACACCCCAGTAGCCGTTATAGTTTAGTGAAGTTACTACCACTGACCGGACGTAAACATCAATTGCGTCGGCATCTGGCGCATTTGCGTCATCCGATTGTGGGTGACACTTCGCACGGTGATGGGCGGCATAATCGTTTTTTCCGCGAACAGTTTGAGTGTGCGCGTTTGATGTTGCATCACCAGCGCTTAAGCTTCCGCCATCCTCACACGCATGAATTGATCGTGATTGATGCACCGCTCGATGATCACTGGAACAGGCGATTGCATGAGTTTGGCTGGTCGGCGTGA
- a CDS encoding HD domain-containing phosphohydrolase — MIVITEELRSLSAMTKFPNQISLRTAIFTFFFLLISLLGGAQIYISYEGSLERLQELSKTRLETVAEKVDNQLTRNNFLSARVFDEHDMRTSNVLPLFFAQLDINDRFGSQTQIILLDQDLNLMSSNHPPRELTPTSYPHGINISQFTRGELSLFARLLLLRPEIIQTGRADWQSARWQVHLHRIELGGNKHYWIGAAEPISELLADVYAHMNWQLSTMLFAVLLAYAFAWWLAGQLACSLVTLMQQSLAMRRFQFNRSTSRVSSRLLEVNELGESVYTLQSTLEHFMSLIRQLCKTRELAALTGELAAVIRKLYGGDGAIIWLPNDDDATSYKTMVHQGSCNAKSLILSLSPGEEPSDKTFEDAAWRWFSEQNMSCKHVELIALKDRFGENMGCLCVYFSQAPQIDASVRALVESYLQFATLALESQRMLQQRKALFSSLIEMVASAIDAKSKYTGGHCQRVPELTLALAQAACDCKDGHLADFDLSADEWEALHIAAWMHDCGKVTTPEAIVDKATKLEAVHNRIHEIRTRFEVLKRDKQISALQRQLAGEPEADLRVWLQQEWQRLDDEFAFVAECNLGQQRIGIKETTRLDMIAEQCWWRTLDDTLGLSHEELARKTPSPLPAQEPLLADKSEHLIPHFGDYSKHKDLAIGVRRDIPAYKANRGECYNLKIVQGTLTTEDRFKINDHIVQTIQMLNQLPYPKHLKSVPDIAGAHHERLDGKGYPRQLAADDIPLTARILAIADIFEALTAADRPYKKAKPLDEALAIMQEMAQSGHIDPELFALFLRTGVYLDYAQLYLPPEQQDDVDVSQMVAAL, encoded by the coding sequence GTGATCGTAATCACGGAAGAATTGCGATCCTTATCAGCGATGACCAAATTTCCCAATCAGATCAGCTTGCGAACTGCCATATTTACCTTCTTTTTTCTGCTGATCTCTCTTTTGGGCGGCGCGCAGATATATATCAGTTACGAAGGTAGTTTAGAACGGTTACAAGAACTGTCTAAAACCAGACTGGAAACGGTAGCGGAAAAGGTTGATAACCAGCTGACGCGGAATAATTTTCTTTCCGCCCGCGTGTTTGATGAACACGATATGCGCACCAGCAATGTGCTGCCGTTGTTTTTTGCGCAGTTAGATATCAATGACCGTTTTGGCTCACAGACTCAGATCATTTTATTGGATCAGGATTTAAACCTGATGAGCAGTAATCATCCGCCCCGCGAACTAACACCCACCTCTTACCCGCACGGGATAAACATCAGTCAATTTACGCGTGGCGAATTGTCGCTGTTTGCTCGTTTGTTATTACTGCGTCCGGAAATTATTCAAACTGGCCGCGCCGATTGGCAAAGTGCGCGTTGGCAGGTGCATTTGCATCGCATAGAGTTGGGTGGCAACAAACATTACTGGATCGGGGCGGCCGAACCCATATCAGAGCTGTTGGCAGATGTGTACGCGCATATGAATTGGCAACTCAGCACTATGCTGTTTGCGGTATTACTGGCATATGCTTTTGCCTGGTGGTTGGCTGGGCAGTTGGCTTGTTCACTCGTGACGTTAATGCAACAAAGTCTGGCTATGCGGCGATTTCAGTTTAATCGTTCAACATCACGGGTAAGCAGTCGACTGCTCGAAGTGAATGAGTTGGGCGAGTCGGTATATACCCTGCAATCAACACTCGAGCATTTTATGTCGTTGATCCGTCAGTTGTGTAAGACCCGAGAACTGGCAGCACTAACGGGGGAATTAGCGGCAGTTATCAGAAAATTATATGGCGGTGATGGTGCCATTATTTGGTTGCCGAACGATGATGATGCCACTAGTTATAAGACCATGGTGCATCAGGGGAGTTGTAATGCGAAATCATTGATTTTGTCGTTATCGCCGGGTGAGGAACCTTCAGATAAAACCTTTGAAGATGCGGCATGGCGCTGGTTTTCTGAGCAAAACATGAGTTGTAAACATGTTGAGTTGATCGCGCTGAAAGATCGTTTTGGCGAGAATATGGGTTGCTTGTGTGTGTATTTCAGCCAAGCCCCCCAGATCGATGCCTCGGTGCGGGCGCTGGTGGAAAGTTACCTGCAGTTTGCAACGCTGGCATTGGAAAGCCAGCGCATGTTACAGCAACGCAAAGCCTTGTTTTCTTCGTTAATTGAAATGGTCGCCTCGGCGATTGATGCCAAGTCCAAATACACCGGCGGTCATTGCCAACGGGTACCTGAGTTAACACTGGCTTTGGCGCAGGCGGCTTGCGATTGTAAAGACGGACATTTAGCCGATTTTGATTTATCCGCTGATGAGTGGGAAGCGTTACATATCGCGGCGTGGATGCATGATTGCGGTAAAGTCACCACACCCGAAGCGATCGTGGACAAAGCCACGAAACTGGAAGCGGTGCATAACCGTATTCATGAGATCCGCACACGCTTTGAAGTGTTAAAACGTGACAAACAGATCAGTGCGTTGCAACGTCAGTTAGCCGGTGAACCAGAAGCCGATCTTCGTGTTTGGTTACAACAAGAGTGGCAACGGCTGGATGATGAATTTGCATTTGTCGCAGAATGTAATCTGGGGCAACAACGGATAGGCATCAAAGAAACGACACGTCTGGATATGATTGCCGAACAGTGCTGGTGGCGCACGCTGGATGATACCTTAGGTTTATCACACGAAGAGTTAGCGCGTAAAACCCCGTCGCCATTACCGGCACAGGAACCCTTACTGGCGGATAAATCGGAACATCTGATCCCGCATTTTGGTGATTATTCTAAGCACAAAGATTTAGCCATTGGTGTGCGACGTGACATTCCAGCTTATAAAGCCAATCGGGGCGAATGTTATAACTTAAAAATTGTGCAAGGTACGTTAACTACCGAAGATCGTTTTAAGATCAACGATCACATTGTGCAAACCATCCAGATGCTGAACCAATTACCCTATCCCAAACATCTGAAATCAGTGCCGGATATTGCTGGTGCCCATCATGAACGTTTGGATGGTAAGGGTTATCCGCGTCAGTTAGCGGCAGATGATATTCCACTGACCGCTCGAATTCTGGCTATTGCTGATATTTTTGAAGCTTTGACGGCGGCAGATCGACCGTACAAAAAAGCCAAACCGTTGGATGAAGCATTAGCCATTATGCAAGAGATGGCACAATCCGGTCATATTGACCCTGAATTGTTCGCGTTATTTTTGCGTACCGGCGTGTATCTGGATTATGCGCAGCTCTATCTGCCGCCAGAACAACAGGATGATGTGGATGTTAGCCAAATGGTCGCGGCATTATAA
- the nirC gene encoding nitrite transporter NirC yields the protein MYQETIEKCAVVAARIKNTSANNPLSFWIGSLMAGAYVGLGIILIFTLGNLVDPSIRPLVMGATFGIALTLVIIAGAELYTGHTMFLTFGVKTGKLNSTQAVGILAQSWTGNLLGSIVVAYLFYLGGGGQILPVDGSLLHKVALAKTTAPALALFAKGMLCNWLVCLAIWMCQRVEGAAKFIAIWWCLLAFIASGYEHSIANMTLFALSWFGAHTPEYTLSGIGYNLLWVTLGNTVSGVLFMGLGYWYATPRATRTAMATAAKTSAHNA from the coding sequence ATGTATCAGGAAACCATCGAAAAGTGCGCCGTCGTTGCGGCGCGGATTAAAAACACATCAGCGAATAACCCGCTGAGCTTCTGGATCGGCAGCCTGATGGCCGGCGCTTATGTCGGCTTAGGTATTATTCTGATCTTCACCTTGGGTAATCTGGTCGATCCAAGCATTCGCCCACTGGTGATGGGGGCGACCTTTGGTATCGCGTTAACGCTGGTGATCATTGCCGGTGCAGAACTGTATACCGGCCACACCATGTTCCTGACCTTTGGTGTGAAAACTGGCAAACTGAACAGCACTCAAGCGGTTGGTATTCTGGCTCAATCCTGGACCGGTAATCTGCTGGGTTCTATCGTGGTCGCCTACCTGTTTTATCTCGGCGGTGGCGGGCAGATCCTGCCGGTAGACGGCAGCTTGTTGCACAAAGTAGCACTGGCAAAAACCACCGCCCCGGCACTGGCGCTGTTTGCCAAAGGCATGCTGTGTAACTGGCTGGTGTGTTTAGCGATCTGGATGTGTCAGCGTGTCGAAGGTGCCGCGAAATTCATCGCCATCTGGTGGTGTCTGCTGGCGTTTATTGCCTCCGGTTACGAACACTCAATTGCCAACATGACCTTGTTCGCACTGTCTTGGTTTGGTGCCCACACGCCGGAATACACACTGTCAGGTATCGGTTATAACCTGCTGTGGGTCACCTTGGGTAATACTGTTTCTGGGGTGTTATTCATGGGCTTAGGTTACTGGTATGCCACCCCGAGGGCGACACGCACCGCCATGGCAACTGCAGCTAAAACCAGTGCTCATAACGCCTGA
- the nirD gene encoding nitrite reductase small subunit NirD — translation MSWTDICAVTDIIPGTGVCALLGQHQVAVFRPYADEQLFALDNIDPFYQASVLSRGILADLQGELYITSPLKKQHFRLKDGVCLENAEFSIAAYAVRVNNGRIELKEPV, via the coding sequence ATGAGCTGGACCGATATCTGCGCGGTAACTGACATTATTCCCGGCACCGGTGTGTGTGCGCTGCTGGGGCAACATCAGGTGGCGGTCTTCCGCCCCTATGCTGACGAACAACTGTTTGCCCTCGACAACATTGATCCGTTCTATCAGGCCAGCGTGTTATCGCGCGGTATTCTGGCGGACTTGCAAGGTGAGTTGTATATCACTAGCCCGCTGAAAAAACAGCATTTCCGCCTGAAAGATGGCGTGTGTCTGGAGAACGCGGAATTCTCTATTGCCGCTTATGCGGTACGAGTGAACAACGGACGCATTGAACTCAAGGAGCCAGTGTAA
- the nirB gene encoding nitrite reductase large subunit NirB, with protein sequence MQKHRIIVVGNGMVGHRYLEELVDKADLSQYEVTVFGAEPREAYDRVHLSSYFSHHTAAELSLVKPGFYEKHGIKLFLNEAVKRIDRAQKVIETNQGQTLPYDTLVLATGSYPWVPNIAGSAHHECFVYRTIEDLKAIREAAKQGKSGVVVGGGLLGLEAAGALKALGLETHVIEFAPVLMAEQLDRQGGEMLRRKIESLGVTVHTSKNTREIAHYQGKQGHHQLRFADDSTLDVDLVVFSTGIRPQDTLARYSDLPIAERGGVEINDYCLTADEHIYAIGECAAWHGRFFGLVAPGYKMAQVVVDHLLGNDNAFTGADMSAKLKLLGVEVGSIGDAQGRTPESLSYVYQDDAAGIYKKIVVSSDGSKLLGAVLVGDTTDYGNLLQLKLNDMPLPAHPDTLILPAHAGAKPTLGVDALPDSAQICSCFDVTKGRIAQAVAAGCHTVAAIKAETKAGTGCGGCVPLISQVLNAELSRQGIEVKNHLCEHFAFSRQELFHLVKVGQLKTFEEVLSKHGHGYGCEVCKPTVGSILASCWGEYVLKAAHTPLQDTNDTFLGNMQKDGTYSVIPRMPGGEVTPEGLMEIAAVARDYKLYTKITGAQRIGLFGAHKDDLPTIWERLIKAGFETGHAYAKSLRMVKTCVGSTWCRYGVQDSVGLGVELEHRYKGIRSPHKMKFGVSGCTRECAEAQGKDVGIIATDKGWNLYVCGNGGMKPRHADLLAADLDKETLIRYVDRFLMFYVRTADKLQRTASWLDNLEGGLDYLKSVIIDDKLGIGAELEQEMEHIRNQYHCEWQETLGDEQQKLRFRHFINSAQPDPLVQFVGERHQHRPAKPEERIPTYNISLEEPV encoded by the coding sequence ATGCAGAAACATCGAATTATCGTCGTTGGGAATGGCATGGTTGGCCATCGTTATCTGGAAGAGTTGGTGGATAAAGCCGATCTCAGCCAGTACGAAGTGACCGTCTTTGGCGCAGAACCTCGTGAAGCGTATGACCGCGTGCATTTGTCTTCCTATTTTTCGCACCACACCGCGGCGGAACTGAGTCTGGTCAAACCGGGCTTTTACGAAAAACATGGCATCAAGTTATTTCTCAATGAAGCCGTGAAACGTATCGACCGCGCACAAAAAGTCATTGAAACCAATCAAGGGCAAACCCTGCCGTATGACACCTTGGTGCTGGCAACCGGTTCGTACCCTTGGGTACCGAACATTGCCGGAAGTGCCCATCACGAATGCTTTGTGTACCGCACCATTGAAGATCTGAAAGCCATTCGCGAAGCAGCGAAACAAGGTAAAAGCGGTGTTGTGGTCGGCGGTGGTCTGTTGGGTCTGGAAGCGGCTGGCGCATTAAAAGCGTTAGGCTTAGAAACCCACGTTATCGAATTTGCACCGGTTTTGATGGCCGAACAGCTCGATCGTCAGGGTGGCGAAATGCTGCGCCGTAAGATCGAAAGCCTCGGTGTCACCGTGCACACCAGCAAAAACACCCGTGAAATCGCTCACTATCAGGGTAAGCAAGGTCATCACCAACTGCGTTTTGCCGATGACAGCACGCTGGATGTCGATCTGGTGGTGTTCTCGACCGGTATTCGTCCGCAAGATACGCTGGCACGTTACTCCGATCTACCCATTGCCGAACGTGGTGGTGTTGAGATCAATGACTACTGTCTGACTGCCGACGAACACATCTATGCCATTGGCGAATGTGCCGCCTGGCATGGCCGTTTCTTTGGTCTGGTCGCGCCGGGTTACAAGATGGCGCAAGTGGTAGTTGATCACCTGTTAGGTAATGACAACGCCTTCACCGGTGCCGATATGAGCGCCAAACTGAAACTGCTGGGTGTGGAAGTGGGCAGTATCGGTGATGCGCAAGGTCGTACACCAGAAAGCCTAAGCTACGTCTATCAGGATGATGCCGCCGGTATCTATAAGAAAATTGTGGTCAGCAGTGATGGCTCCAAACTGTTAGGCGCTGTGCTGGTGGGTGATACCACCGATTACGGTAATCTGTTGCAGTTAAAACTCAATGACATGCCACTGCCTGCACACCCTGATACGCTGATTCTACCTGCGCATGCCGGTGCCAAACCAACGCTGGGTGTAGATGCCCTGCCCGACAGTGCACAGATCTGTTCTTGCTTCGACGTGACCAAAGGCCGCATTGCGCAAGCCGTGGCTGCCGGTTGTCATACTGTTGCAGCGATCAAGGCTGAAACCAAAGCCGGTACCGGTTGTGGTGGTTGCGTGCCATTGATCTCGCAGGTGCTGAACGCCGAATTGTCCCGTCAGGGCATTGAAGTGAAAAATCACCTGTGTGAACACTTCGCCTTCTCACGCCAAGAGCTGTTCCATTTAGTCAAAGTTGGTCAGCTGAAAACCTTTGAAGAGGTATTAAGCAAACACGGTCACGGTTATGGCTGTGAAGTGTGTAAACCAACTGTCGGCTCTATTCTGGCCTCTTGCTGGGGCGAATATGTGCTGAAAGCGGCACACACCCCACTGCAAGATACCAACGATACCTTCCTCGGTAACATGCAAAAAGACGGCACTTATTCCGTGATCCCGCGTATGCCGGGCGGAGAAGTAACCCCAGAAGGTCTGATGGAAATCGCCGCAGTCGCGCGCGATTATAAGCTTTACACCAAGATCACCGGTGCCCAGCGTATCGGTCTGTTTGGTGCGCATAAAGACGACTTGCCTACCATTTGGGAGCGTCTGATCAAAGCCGGCTTTGAAACCGGCCATGCGTACGCCAAATCGCTGCGTATGGTGAAAACCTGTGTCGGCAGCACCTGGTGCCGTTACGGCGTGCAAGACAGCGTCGGTTTAGGCGTTGAACTGGAACATCGCTACAAAGGCATCCGTTCACCGCACAAGATGAAGTTTGGGGTTTCTGGTTGTACCCGTGAATGTGCGGAAGCACAGGGTAAAGACGTTGGCATCATCGCGACTGATAAAGGCTGGAACCTGTATGTCTGTGGTAACGGTGGTATGAAACCACGCCATGCCGATTTACTGGCAGCCGACTTAGATAAAGAAACGCTGATCCGTTATGTCGATCGTTTCCTGATGTTTTATGTCCGCACCGCTGACAAGCTGCAACGTACCGCCAGCTGGTTGGACAACCTCGAAGGCGGTCTCGATTACCTGAAGTCAGTCATCATCGACGACAAACTGGGGATCGGCGCAGAGCTGGAACAGGAAATGGAACACATCCGTAACCAGTATCACTGCGAATGGCAGGAAACATTAGGTGATGAACAACAGAAACTACGTTTCCGCCATTTCATCAACAGCGCCCAGCCTGATCCGTTGGTGCAATTTGTTGGTGAGCGCCATCAGCATCGTCCGGCAAAACCGGAAGAACGTATTCCTACTTACAACATTTCGCTGGAGGAACCGGTATGA
- a CDS encoding hybrid-cluster NAD(P)-dependent oxidoreductase, translated as MCCIERRQETADAVTLVFRPLQALAVSYQPGQFLLLTVEIDGQSHSRAYSLSSSPSRSADLAVTVKRVAGGLVSNWLLDNFHTGDTLSALAPTGAFFLPADYSARKILLCSAGSGITPMMSMAHWLLDNERETEILFLHSARHAEDIIFRDELMALAAKYPQFKLSLILDTTTDAFVCYQGFLNPVLFDQLVPDLSDCHAFMCGPTPYMDSLESCLRDRQFPMHNSHKESFTPATPIAADETLSRQFRLEVPGFGASSEITNQQTVLEALESLQLPIIGACRSGVCGSCKCKVVSGSVENISEQPSPLTEDDQQQGYILACSSRASSDLELEL; from the coding sequence CTGTGTTGTATTGAACGCCGGCAGGAAACTGCTGATGCCGTAACGTTAGTCTTTCGCCCGTTACAAGCACTGGCTGTCAGTTATCAGCCGGGACAATTTTTACTGCTGACTGTTGAAATTGATGGTCAGTCACACAGCCGCGCTTATTCACTTTCTTCTTCACCTTCCCGCTCTGCCGATTTGGCCGTTACCGTCAAACGGGTGGCTGGTGGGCTGGTTTCTAACTGGTTGCTGGACAACTTCCACACTGGCGACACACTGAGTGCATTGGCACCAACCGGCGCATTTTTCCTGCCTGCCGATTACAGTGCGCGCAAAATTCTGCTCTGTAGCGCCGGTAGCGGCATCACGCCGATGATGTCGATGGCGCACTGGTTGCTGGATAACGAGCGCGAGACAGAGATCCTGTTCCTGCATAGCGCCCGTCATGCCGAAGATATTATCTTCCGCGATGAATTAATGGCGCTGGCGGCAAAATATCCGCAATTCAAATTATCGCTGATCCTCGACACCACTACCGATGCGTTTGTGTGTTATCAGGGTTTCCTGAACCCAGTGTTATTTGATCAGTTAGTACCCGATCTGAGCGATTGCCATGCCTTTATGTGTGGCCCAACACCATATATGGATTCATTGGAAAGCTGCCTGCGTGATCGCCAGTTCCCGATGCACAACAGCCACAAAGAATCATTCACTCCAGCCACACCAATCGCCGCGGATGAAACCCTTTCCCGCCAATTCCGCCTGGAAGTCCCCGGCTTTGGTGCCAGCAGTGAAATCACCAATCAGCAAACCGTATTGGAAGCGCTGGAGTCTCTGCAATTACCGATCATTGGTGCTTGTCGTTCCGGCGTTTGTGGTTCTTGTAAATGCAAAGTGGTCAGCGGCAGCGTTGAGAATATCAGTGAGCAGCCAAGTCCTCTGACTGAGGACGACCAGCAGCAAGGTTATATTCTGGCGTGCAGCAGCCGCGCCAGCTCAGATTTAGAACTGGAGCTTTAA